Proteins encoded together in one [Limnothrix rosea] IAM M-220 window:
- a CDS encoding DUF2252 domain-containing protein translates to MASHFNFEPTARDEEVLAELEQWNQKTSDVNRNIKYAKMICDTFSFFRGTNHLFWRDFANHPALEPFSNTQTQVWIQGDLHVDNFGSFHNDEGKIVYDLNDFDEAVISNYQYDLWRMAISLVLVAKQQKFKGKEQEAFIARFCKGYLEAIALYAKDPNAIRVEFTAKNTYGKLDDFLKDVEENESREKMLEKWTKVKKGDRYYDLSLDKLEKIDHETYQKIVDLMPEYGNTLTGELAYDPKYFHVKDIAKRLLAGTGSLGTDRYYVVIEGDKDHHDYDCILDLKAQGKPTPYFYLGEDFQKAYDAEFNNDAERHAIAYKALIRNTDDHLGWLELNAQSYSIRERSPYKEAFPLDELNKAKRFEKMAEQWGKILATCHSRAAEAMTTQTAKVFAENVAKRAADQADNFIAQVQKIAKTYAAQVKLDYEAFKAANPNLKCLE, encoded by the coding sequence ATGGCATCTCATTTCAATTTTGAGCCAACCGCACGGGATGAAGAGGTTTTGGCGGAGCTGGAGCAGTGGAATCAAAAGACATCAGATGTTAACCGCAATATCAAATATGCCAAAATGATTTGTGATACCTTTAGCTTTTTTCGTGGGACAAATCATTTATTTTGGCGAGATTTTGCTAACCATCCGGCTTTAGAACCATTCAGTAATACTCAAACGCAAGTGTGGATACAAGGTGATCTTCACGTTGACAATTTTGGTAGCTTTCATAATGATGAAGGCAAGATTGTCTATGATCTGAATGACTTTGATGAAGCGGTAATTTCGAACTATCAATATGATCTATGGCGCATGGCTATTAGCCTAGTTTTGGTAGCAAAACAGCAGAAGTTTAAAGGGAAAGAACAAGAGGCGTTTATTGCAAGATTTTGTAAGGGATATCTGGAGGCGATCGCCCTTTATGCCAAAGACCCCAATGCTATTCGAGTGGAATTTACTGCCAAAAATACCTACGGTAAGCTAGATGATTTCCTGAAAGATGTGGAAGAAAACGAAAGCCGTGAAAAAATGCTCGAAAAGTGGACAAAGGTAAAAAAAGGCGATCGCTACTACGACCTCAGCCTCGATAAACTCGAAAAAATTGACCATGAGACCTATCAAAAAATTGTGGATTTGATGCCAGAATACGGTAATACTCTCACAGGTGAGCTGGCCTACGACCCCAAATATTTTCACGTCAAAGATATCGCTAAACGTCTGCTAGCAGGCACTGGTTCCCTTGGTACAGACCGCTACTATGTCGTAATTGAAGGAGATAAAGATCACCATGATTACGATTGCATTCTGGATTTAAAAGCCCAAGGCAAACCCACCCCTTATTTTTATCTCGGCGAGGATTTTCAGAAAGCCTACGACGCAGAATTTAATAACGATGCAGAACGCCATGCGATCGCCTACAAAGCCCTCATTCGCAACACCGACGACCACCTTGGTTGGCTCGAACTAAACGCTCAATCCTACTCCATCCGAGAGCGATCGCCCTACAAAGAAGCCTTTCCTTTAGATGAACTAAACAAAGCAAAACGCTTTGAAAAAATGGCAGAACAATGGGGCAAAATCCTGGCCACCTGCCATAGCCGTGCCGCCGAAGCAATGACGACCCAAACCGCAAAAGTCTTCGCCGAAAATGTCGCTAAACGAGCCGCAGACCAAGCCGATAACTTTATCGCACAAGTTCAAAAAATCGCCAAAACCTACGCAGCCCAAGTAAAACTCGATTACGAAGCCTTTAAAGCCGCAAATCCAAACCTTAAGTGCTTAGAATAA
- a CDS encoding ABC transporter permease, with amino-acid sequence MAEELDNMAQKKFRDKLPWTGIFTLLGPSGIWLLLLLVFPTLVIFELSLVPNIRPGDLVNPSGIDNYLRIFEGGNLRVVGRSLFFAFGTTITCLLMGFPVAYWIGQMAPKRWRTLLLLGFILPLWTSSLLRSYAWITILSPTGVLNTVLSFTGISLNLLNTNTAVFIGMAYSYLPYMVLILYASVEKLDKQLLEASADLGAKPSETFWRVTIPQTMPGILAGSLLVFISGLGDFVDPELLGGASSMTMSRLIYNQFLGLSRNWGFGSALSMTLIFAVSISIALLLKYGDRDVAA; translated from the coding sequence ATGGCAGAAGAACTAGACAACATGGCTCAGAAAAAATTCCGCGATAAATTACCTTGGACTGGCATTTTCACGTTGCTTGGCCCCTCTGGTATTTGGTTATTGCTACTGTTGGTATTTCCGACATTAGTGATTTTTGAGTTGAGTCTTGTGCCAAATATCCGCCCCGGTGACCTCGTTAATCCCAGCGGCATCGATAACTATCTCCGTATTTTTGAGGGTGGGAATCTCCGGGTCGTGGGGCGATCGCTCTTTTTTGCCTTTGGAACGACTATTACCTGTTTATTGATGGGCTTTCCCGTGGCGTACTGGATTGGTCAAATGGCTCCAAAACGTTGGCGTACATTGCTGCTGCTCGGATTTATTTTGCCGTTGTGGACATCGTCGTTGTTGCGTTCCTATGCTTGGATTACCATTCTCAGTCCGACGGGTGTTTTGAATACAGTGCTTAGTTTTACAGGGATTTCGTTAAATCTACTCAATACGAATACGGCGGTCTTTATTGGGATGGCCTACAGTTATCTGCCTTACATGGTTTTGATTTTGTACGCTTCCGTCGAAAAACTCGATAAACAACTCCTCGAAGCCTCTGCGGATCTTGGGGCAAAACCCAGCGAAACTTTCTGGCGGGTGACCATTCCCCAAACGATGCCGGGTATTCTGGCGGGATCACTTTTAGTTTTTATTAGTGGCCTAGGGGATTTTGTGGATCCTGAATTACTGGGTGGTGCGTCGAGTATGACCATGTCTCGCCTAATTTATAATCAATTCCTTGGTCTATCCCGTAACTGGGGCTTTGGTTCTGCGCTCAGTATGACCCTAATTTTCGCAGTTAGTATTTCCATTGCTTTACTTCTCAAATACGGCGATCGCGACGTAGCGGCTTAA